CCAGCGTTGGTTTCTGCCAGCACCCCTTCGACAGTCCCGTCACGAACGTCTCGAAGGTACTCTTCGACGACACTCCGCCCTGGCTCGTCGTAGAGGTATGCGATGATCGCTTCGGTATCAAAGACGTACCGGTCGCTCATTCATCCTCCGAGTCAGCCGGTCGGAGTCGGTCAGCACGGGCATCTTCACGCCGGCGTTCCTCGTGTTTCAGTTCGCGAACCCGGTCGAGCACGTCGCCATGCTCGTGGTCGGTGTCGGCGTGAATCCCGCCTAACTCTTCGAGCGACGGAACCGGTTCGACGATGATTCGCTCGTCCTCCTCGTAAATGAATACCTCACCAGGGGTGTCGATCCCGAACTTCTTCCGGAGCGTCTTCGGGATCGTTGCCTGCCCCTTCTG
This genomic stretch from Natrarchaeobius halalkaliphilus harbors:
- a CDS encoding AbrB/MazE/SpoVT family DNA-binding domain-containing protein → MSSSTRDPEVVRVSQKGQATIPKTLRKKFGIDTPGEVFIYEEDERIIVEPVPSLEELGGIHADTDHEHGDVLDRVRELKHEERRREDARADRLRPADSEDE